The following proteins are co-located in the Eptesicus fuscus isolate TK198812 chromosome 9, DD_ASM_mEF_20220401, whole genome shotgun sequence genome:
- the MRTO4 gene encoding mRNA turnover protein 4 homolog, translating to MPKSKRDKKVSLTKTAKKGLELKQNLIEELRKCVDTYKYLFIFSVANMRNSKLKDIRNAWKHSRMFFGKNKVMMVALGRSPADEYKDNLHQVSKKLRGEVGLLFTNRTKEEVNEWFTKYAEMDYARAGNKATFTVNLDPGPLEQFPHSMEPQLRQLGLPTALKKGVVTLLSDYEVCKEGDVLTPEQARVLKLFGYEMAEFKVTIKYMWDAQSGRFQQMGDDLPESASESAEESEEDDDC from the exons ATGCCCAAATCCAAGCGCGACAAGAAAG tttccttaACCAAAACTGCTAAGAAAGGCTTGGAGCTGAAACAGAACCTGATAGAAGAG CTTCGGAAATGTGTGGACACGTACAAGTACCTTTTCATCTTCTCCGTGGCCAACATGAGGAACAGCAAGCTGAAGGACATCCGGAACGCCTGGAAGCACAGCCG GATGTTCTTTGGCAAAAACAAAGTGATGATGGTGGCCTTAGGTCGAAGCCCAGCTGATGAGTACAAAGACAACCTACATCAG GTCAGCAAGAAGTTGAGGGGTGAAGTTGGTCTCCTTTTCACCAATCGCACTAAGGAggaagtgaatga GTGGTTCACGAAATATGCAGAAATGGACTATGCCCGAGCTGGAAACAAAGCAACGTTCACCGTGAACCTGGACCCGGGGCCGCTGGAGCAGTTCCCCCACTCCATGGAGCCACAGCTGAGGCAGCTCGGCCTGCCCACCGCCCTCAAGAAGG GTGTGGTGACCCTGCTGTCCGACTATGAGGTTTGCAAGGAGGGCGACGTGCTGACCCCAGAGCAGGCCCGCGTCCTG AAGCTTTTCGGATATGAGATGGCTGAATTCAAGGTGACCATCAAATACATGTGGGATGCACAGTCCGGAAGGTTCCAACAGATGGGAGATGACTTGCCAGAGAGCGCGTCCGAGTCGGCAGAAGAGTCAGAGGAAGATGACgactgctga